DNA sequence from the Pseudomonas fluorescens Q2-87 genome:
AACAGATCGCCGATCCAGCCCTGCGCTGCGTCCTGCAACAAGGACGGATCACGGCTGACGATCACCAATCCCGCCCCGCCGATGCACAATACGATACCCGCCACTTTCAAACGGCCCAGCCGTTCCTTGAACAACCACCAGGACGCCAGCCCGATCACGGCCGGGTTCAGGGCCACGATCAGCGAGGCCCGCGACGCGTTGATGTATTGCAAGCCATAGAAAAAGCACAGGTTATAAAAAAAGATGCCGAAGAACCCCAGCGTGGCCAATTGCAGCAACTGCCTGGCGCTGGGCCTGACCAGCGGGACCCGCGCCAGCGCAAGGAATAACAGCAGCGCGAGGCTGGCGAGCAGAAAGCGCAGGCTGGCGGCGAGCAGCGGTGCCAAGGCGTCGGACAGAATCCTGCCGGCCACGAAAGTCCCGCCCCAGATCATGGTGACCATGGCGAGCTTCAGGTAGACCGGCAGGTCTGAAGATGTGGGAAGAGCTTGTTCGACTGTTTTCATGATTTACCACAGTGACGCGCATTGTGCAGATACCGTATTGTCCGACTCATGTTTAATCATCGTAAAATGAGTAATCACTCATGACCCTCACCCAACTCGAAATCTTCTCCCTGGTCGCCGAGCTGCGTGGCTTTACCGCTGCGGCCACGCGACTGGGTATCGGCCAATCAGCGGTGTCCCATGCCATCAAGTCCCTGGAGCAAGAGCTGGGGGTGGATTTGCTCAGGCGCCATCAATCCCACGTGGAACTCAGCGACATCGGCGAGCAATTGCTGTTGCGGGCCCGGGCCATGCTCGGCCTGGCCAACACCTTGTGCCAGGAAGCCGCCGACGCCCGTGGCATGCGCCGTGGCACCTTGCGCATCGGCTCGTTCGGGCCGACTTCTTCGATGAAGCTGTTGCCGGCCATCCTGCGACGCTACCGCGCCATGCATCCGGGTATCGAAGTGCACATCGACGAGGGACCGGATCGGCAAGTCATCCAATGGCTGGACGAGCGGCGAATCGACGTTGGCTTCGTGGTGCTGCCCGAGGACCGTTTCGATACATTCCCGTTGTTGGAAGACCAGATGGTTGCCCTGCTGCCCACCGCCCATCCCCTCGCCGCCCAGGCCAGCCTGAGTCTCAAGGACCTGTGCAGCGATCCCTTCGTGCTCACCGAGGCCGGATCGTCGGAGCTGGTTTCGCGGCTGTTCAATGCCGCCCGGCTGACACCGAACGTGCGCTTTCGCTGCGCACAGCTGCTTAGCACCTTGGATGTGGTCCGGCGTGGCGAGGCGGTGAGCGTGGTTTCCGAAGGCTCGCTGCCGGAGGGCGACAACCCGGGTTTCGTCGCACGGCCATTGTCGCCACGAGTACCGCGGCAGATCGGCC
Encoded proteins:
- a CDS encoding LysR family transcriptional regulator, with product MTLTQLEIFSLVAELRGFTAAATRLGIGQSAVSHAIKSLEQELGVDLLRRHQSHVELSDIGEQLLLRARAMLGLANTLCQEAADARGMRRGTLRIGSFGPTSSMKLLPAILRRYRAMHPGIEVHIDEGPDRQVIQWLDERRIDVGFVVLPEDRFDTFPLLEDQMVALLPTAHPLAAQASLSLKDLCSDPFVLTEAGSSELVSRLFNAARLTPNVRFRCAQLLSTLDVVRRGEAVSVVSEGSLPEGDNPGFVARPLSPRVPRQIGLAVLDSRQASPATLAFIELARQ
- a CDS encoding DMT family transporter, which encodes MKTVEQALPTSSDLPVYLKLAMVTMIWGGTFVAGRILSDALAPLLAASLRFLLASLALLLFLALARVPLVRPSARQLLQLATLGFFGIFFYNLCFFYGLQYINASRASLIVALNPAVIGLASWWLFKERLGRLKVAGIVLCIGGAGLVIVSRDPSLLQDAAQGWIGDLLIFGCVLGWGVYSLFSRSLNDSLGPLQTVTWSILLGTLMLWLACGATGEIGLEPLRGLDIRQWLSLLYLGVLGSALAYIAWYDGIRRIGATRSGVFIALNPLTAVLLGALLLDERFTSLMCLGGGLILAGIFLCNKPLARSAEKAI